The Daphnia magna isolate NIES linkage group LG6, ASM2063170v1.1, whole genome shotgun sequence genome segment GGGACTTTTTGCATGGCTGAGGCCAGCCCTGGGCTTAACATTATGCAAGCAACTATGGTACCCAATAGCAACATAATGGCATACATAATCCTGGTTGATGACGAGTTCTTGCATGATGGGCATGCTTGACAACAGAGACCACAAGCTGCACTTCCACAACAGCAGGCCAGCTGTAAacaattttaataaattatcCATTTAAGAAAGTGTCTCTGAAATTCTATAAGAGGCCAGCTAATAATTGCTGGATGTGATAGCATGATACATCTTAAGATAAAAAAGGATAGTTCAACAGCTATAAAAATACTCTTTTTACCTGGGCAGCACTGCAAATTCCTAACACAGCTCCCATTATGCAACTTCAATTTATTAATAACGGAGTACTTTGCTTTCCTTGCAAGTCAACAGTGCAACGCAGTTGCTCGGCAGTtaaacgacaacaacaaattcgATCAAACAATGACGGAAGAGCGAACTAGCTAATCCCTACAACGGCGCACGCCCAAATCGATAACAATAATACTCAGGGTGTGGCAACGTGACTGCGAAccacaataataaaaaaatgcaaaaccCTGATGACTCAAAGGTTTTGTAACTTTCTCGGGCAAACCCTAAATCGCTGAAATCAATTTTACGTTTCCGTATTGCaacacaaagaaaatagaaaacataaaaaaaagttgcaaaaGCGAATGAACTACTGTTTAACAACAGTCCCAAATacaattcaagaggtaccatacATTTTTCAGGCCAAATATCCTCATCAGTAATGCTACAACTTGGTCACCTTACGCCATCTATGAACTGGATCCCTTTGTTGTCAATTTGCTCTTATTGTTGCAAAACATAACGGAATTAAATtacttaaattaaattattgaaattatCATTTAGCTCCTCACTGAATCAATCTGATAAAATTGATTCAAAAGCGCATTCTTGCTGCTTAAATGAAAGGTCTTCAAAATAGCGTTTCAGGTAGTTCGTCTTGTTCTCGTTAGGGTCTCCGTAAGACACTGGGTTGTCATCGAAACTGTAGGCTAATGGGCAATGTCTGGCAACGCAAATACAAAGCTGATCATTGGATTGGTGTTTGGTGAGCTCATTGGCCTGAGTAGTCTTTATTCATTTGTTAGCTTCCACCAGCAGTCTACGGCAGCTGCAGTTGCTCCTAAACAGTTCCCATGTCTTGATATATTTAATCGCACCGAGTTAGTGAGCTGGGTTTTGTTAGGGTTTTATTAGTTTACCCGTGCCAAAGTAGTGTGATCTCAGTGCAAAAGTGAAGGCACTAGGCAGTTCCCTATCTGCCACCCCTAGCATTTGTGCCCCTTGTATTGTTTTGGTGTCCTAGAAATATCAATATTTATCAAAACAATGTCGAATGACAAAGTTCAAGTTGCTGTTAGGGTTCGGCCATTTAACCGGCGAGGTAATAAAGTCATGGTTTAACAAGTTTCTGGGAATCTAAGTGTAAATCATATTCTTGTCTTAAAAGAAATCGACCTGAACACCAAATGTGTGGTTGAAATGTTAGACTCGCAAACAGTCTTGCACCACCCTTCAACATTGGATAAACCACCAGAAAGGTACATTTCCACTTACACCCTTAGTTAAATTTCAGTTCCTGTTAAAACACCATAGTTTTGAGACATAGCTTGTCTTATCTTATCAGAAGAGCTATGCCCCAGCACACTCATGCCCTGGTTATTTCAGACAAGACCTAAAATTGCCTATGATTTGAAGCATTTTTAAGGGGAAAGGGAGGAAGAATGAGAAGTGAGATAGGAGATTATGAAAAGCATTACTCATATTTAACCTAATGGAAAGATTCTTGTGTTCACTTGAGGTCTGGTTTAACATTAAAAATATGTGAAGCTTTATTTAGCCTTTCAAACATTAAGTATAGAGAAAGGCAGAAGAGGACTTAGAAAATGGCATGATGTTAGGGGAGCTTCATTCCCCCCCTTTCTGTTCCTCTTGCAGTATgttcaatttttattattcttttcattGCATGCCTCAATCTGAGTTGCACACTCGTTTCCCCCTCGATCTTAGTGCGTGACATTTGGCCAACCGAATTGATTTGGTGATTGGTACCGACTGTACAACTCACAGTTTCCCATCGGAAAGAAGGTGACTCACTTCAAGCGATAGAACTGTGATCAATGCGACAGACACACGCTCGCTCGTTCTTTGCAATCATTCGAAATAGGGGGAGGCGTGATTTATTGCATCCCTGTACAGTGAGTACATCGatggtattatttttttttttttcccggaCCACGGTCTCAGTTCCCCGTGACCTTTCGGATGAGCGCTCAATCGTGTATCATCTGCTCTGTTTGGAGTATTTCTGGGGAAAAGCGGGTGCACTCTGTTCAATACCCCGGGATTCGTAGTagattttccaaaaattgtttgtttgttgatgCGTGTATACTCTTCTATATGCCATTTTGTCTGGCTGCGTCAGTTCTCGGAAGCCAAGATTACGTTTGCCCTAACGTTAACTAGTAATCTGACTCTTGGctgctgtttttcttttccctttttttttttttttaactcacAGCCGGAAAGACCCTAAAAGCTTCACATTCGATCACTGTTTTCTATCGTTGGATGAAGAGGACAGCAGGTATAGTAGCCAAGAAAAGGTTTTCGAAGCCCTCGGCCAGGATTTGTTAGAAAACGCCTTCCAAGGATACAATGCCTGCATCTTTGCCTACGGACAAACAGGTTCGGAAAACCTTTCATACCctatcttatttttcaatgaaatGAGCGTATGTACTTGACCTCTttcgttgcatttttttttttcgtgttttgtaTATTAGCCTCGGTGCTGATTTCATGTTGTCCTCGGGTTATGTCTGCAATAACgtattcctttcttttttttttcttacccgCTCTTTCTCTCGACTCTAGATAATGGGTTTTCTTATAACTGTACCAACAAGATTTGACTCGacttttctggtttttttttttttttttttttgtagttgaAGCCTCATAGTAGTGCCAAGTATATGAGATTTGCTCCGTACCCGTTATTGGTAGAAAAGCGTTAACTCCTCCCACCCGAACTGACTCCGATGATGCATtgtttaattttgttgttaTGCTTAGGGTCACACTTCCGCAGACGTTAATTGTTCCCTGTGTGTGAAAACATATGTTAATAAGAAAGCGCACAAGCTTTTCCCGTATCCCTCTCCCCGCTCTCTTTCCTTTTAAAACTGCCAGGGATCTGCCTGGGGATAGGCCAACAATGCCAAGGGTAATCGATCTTACGGGATGGTCATATTTCGCATTCGTTCATATTACTATCGGGATGAATGCCTTAATGTGGCTGTAATTAACAAGCAAGCTTGGTTACCCAATTTATTTGCTGGGAGTCGCGTTGCACTATTCCCGTTAAAGGAGTGACGTAGTCGCCAATTTCGCAATTAGATTATCTGGCAGCGAATGGTTTACCTGTCCAATCCTTGTCGTTGTTTATTAACTCCATTGATTAATTCCATTCTTCTTTTATACGACGACGTAAATACAGGGTCGGGAAAGTCATATACGATGATGGGAACTCAGAACAATCCAGGAATCATTCCACGGTTGTGTAACGCTCTCTTTGATCGAATCAAACGGCTGAAGGAAGAAGAACCTTCCTTGATGTGCAAGGTATTTCATTACATTCTTAAGCCATGAAATGGGTGTAATTCAACATTAATGTGATACATTTTTGTTGAACATCCACCAGGTCGAAGTTAGCTATATGGAAATATACAACGAAAAAGTCCATGATTTGCTAGATCCTGGGGCTCACAAGCAATCGCTTAAAGTGCGAGAGCATTCGGTACTAGGTCCTTACGTAGACGGTCTGGCCCAGCTGGCTGTTACATCTTATCAAGACATTGAAGTGCTTATGGGCGAAGGAAATAAGTCACGAACTGTAGCCGCAACCAATATGAACAGCGAATCGTCCCGCTCGCATGCTGTTTTCAACGTCATTCTTACTCAAATATTTACTGATCCTTTTAGTGACGTTACTGGAGAAAAGGTTGGCTTTAAAATTTCACTTTAAAACAATATTTTCGAATCatgtgtattttttatttatttatttttttaacaaaaaaaaaaaaaatgaaaggtcAGCAAAATGTCTTTGGTCGATTTGGCTGGATCCGAACGCGTTTCTAAGACGGGAGCAGTCGGTGACCGACTGAAAGAGGGATCTAACATCAATAAGTCGCTTACCACCTTGGGCTTAGTCATTTCCAAGTTGGCCGATCAAGCCACCCTTAAGAACAAGGACAAATTTGTCCCATATCGAGATTCGGTGTTGACATGGCTTCTCAAAGTAAGTTTCTCCCAATACTAGATTTTAAACAATCATATCATTTTACGACGCCTTGTATAGGATAACTTGGGCGGCAACAGCAAAACAGTCATGGTTGCCACCATATCTCCAGCTTCAGACAACTACGAGGAAACCTTGTCAACGTTACGTTATGCCGACCGAGCTAAACGTATTGTCTGCCACGCGGTCGTTAATGAAGATCCTAACGGCCGGATCATCAGAGAATTGAGAGAGGAATTAGAATTCCTCAAAGAACAACTGAAGGTAACCCATGTTTTTCCCAAATATATGGGTATCCTACTCCATATCTCGTACTCTGTTGTCCTTAAGCCTCTTGAGGTGGGTTGTGATGGCATTTCGAAACACACCGTCAGCCAATGCATTGTTTATTACGGTGGGTTATACGGGCTAAAAGCTTAGAAGCCTAGAAAATGCGAGCAagaattttttggtttaaaaccTTTTTCCCAGGTTCTCATAAGAAACGAGGTTATAAATATAAAGCTTTACACAGTACACCATTAGCTATTTTCGGGTATCGTAATCCAGGGCGTTTTTCTATGCCAATTGTGAGAGGGGTGTTATGATTCTCGCATCCTCCATAAAGTTCTGCTCTCAGACACAGATCTTGTTGGGGGTGCCATTCCTTCACAGACTTTTTGTAGCTTTGGGATGAAATAGTTTTTGTGCTGATCCCTTTATTTCCACTCTTGGGCATGTCTGTTAGAGAGACATTAGTTTCTTTGAACTGCAATATCTTTTATAATTAGTTTTCCtactggccaaaaatgacGCAACGACGCAGAGCTAATATGATCCTTGTATGTTATTAGCATGCCGTGTACCGTGACGATCTCAGCGAGCAACTTCACCAGTCAGAAAAATTGATGAGCGCCATGTCGGAAACGTGGGAAGAGAAACTTGTAAAAACGGAACGCGTGCATCATGACCGACAGCAGGCGCTTGAAAAAATGGGCATTTCCGTTCAAGCCTCTGGTATTCAAgtagaaaagaacaaattcTACTTGGTCAACTTGAACGCCGATCCTTCCCTTAATGAATTATTAGTTTACTACTTAAAGGTAAATGTCCTCCGACATCCATTTGGACATCTGTATATACTCGCTTTTCATTTAGGATCGCACTCTTGTGGGCCGGCAAGACGCTGATAGTCAACCTGATATCCAGCTGTCTGGACTCGGCATCCAGACCGAGCACTGTCAATTACTTATTGAGAATGGACAACTGTTTATGGAACCATTAGGGGTCGCGCCCTGCTTTCTAAATGGATCGCCTGTTATTGCTCGAGTCCTACTCCGTCACGGTGATCGGTTGCTATGGGGAAACAACCATTTTTTCCGGGTCAACTGCCCACGTCCTAGTCCAACTAGCGAAGAACAGGTTCAACCGGATTTCAATTTTGCGCGCGAAGAACTTGTTCTAAAAGAAATGTCCAATGATCCCATACAAGTAAGTAGCGAAACTCCAGCATACAGAATGACTCGTATCTTATGTCCTAATGTGTCTGTTCATTAGACGGCAATCGCTCGTTTGGAGAAGCAACACGAAGAAGACAAACAACGAGCTCTACAGCGTCAACGGCAAGAATATGAACGACATTTTCATCAACTCCGtacttctcttctttctcccATGTCTCCCTCTTCGTCCTTCTCATCGCTTGATCTGAGCGGTAGATCCCTTCGCGGTGGTGTGGGACTAGGAACGCCTCGTTCAGAACGATGGGCCCAAGAGAAAGATGAAGTGTTTCGCCGAAGCTTGGCCCAGTTGAGAGAGGACATCGTACGTGCTAACGCTCTTGCACGAGAAGCCAATGTCTTAGCTGAAGAGCTAGGCAAGCAGACACGTTTTAGCGTGACCCTCCAAATCCCACCTGCCAACCTAAGTCCTAATCGTAAACGAATAGGGTTGGTGAGTGAGCCGGCCATCCTAGTAAGACGAACTGGAAAGCCCAATCAAATCTGGTCATTAGATAAATTAGACCTCAAATTAGTGGACATGAGAGACCTCTACAATGAATTTAAAAACGTGGATCCTCTTAACAGGAGAGAAAACCCTTTCCTGTCTCCGggtaagaatttttaaaaaagcgcTAGAGAGTCCCGAGTTCTTGAATCATTTCTTACATAGGCTCGGATCCATTCTACGAGCTGCAAGAGAGCCATAGTTTAATTGGTGTTGCCAATATATACATGGATGTGCTCTTCCATGACGTTAGATTAAATTACTTTGTTCCTATTATATCTCAACAAGGAGAAGTTGCCGGAAAATTACAGGTACCGCACGCTTTTATTTTCCTTGGCGTGTtctacaaacaaaaacaaaatattgcAATCCAAGTAACTGGTAACTATATCTATCCCAGGTGGAATTGAGCAGGATAGCCGGTCAATTCCCTACTGATCACATGTGTGAATCGGACTCAGGTGAAAATTGGGATGAGCAAGATGAGGATGCTACATCTAACGGCAATTGCTCTACGGTCACGTGCCGTGTTAGCATACATCAGGTGAAAAATTGTGATTCACATTCGCCTTGTTTTTAACTTCAACTGTTTGGTTTTTCACCCTACAGGTCTGCGGGCTGCCTGCGTCTTTGTCGCACTTTGTTTTCTGTCAGTATAACATGTTCGGACAAACAGAAGCTGTGGTAGTACCTACAGTGATGAGTAACGAGGACGAGGACCGACGCAATCAAAATGATGTTCGCATACGCTTCGACCACGTCAAAGATTTCACCGTGCCATTAACTGAGGAGTTTGTAGATCTGTGCAGCGAAGGGGCACTTTCCATTGAAGTTTGGGGTCATCGAAGTGGTGGCTTCACAGGTATTTTTAGACTTCCGTAAAGCATGTGGACTATTTAAGCATTTTATTCCTTTCTTTAAAAGCAGGTAAAACAGCATGGGAAGTAGAACAACAGCAATTAGCGAAAGTACGATCATTAGCCGACAAATGGCGCGAAGTTTCACGTCGAATTGAATTATGGGTAGAAATTCAGGTATGATGCACTTGTCAATGCGTTTGGTATATTTACAAATTTCATGCCTGTCTATACGATAGGAATTGAGTGATTCTGGAGAGTACGTTCCAGTTGAAGTTATCCACCGAGACTGCCTGTCTGGAGGTGTCTATCAACTTCGCCAAGGACAGCAACGAAGAGTGTGCGTACGTGTCCGACCTGTCCGTGACTCTGGCACGTTACCACTGGTCTGTGAGACAGTGGCATGTGTCGAAATTGGAAGTGTTTCAGCCAGGTCCAAATTGCAAAAACAGCTCGATTCGTACCAAGAGGAAGACCTGCTCTTGTTACGCGATAAGTGGAGCGACGCCGTTGCGCGTAGACGACAACATCTTGACCAGCAGCTGCAACGTTTAATGCAAAAGCCGGACAAAACCGATAGCGATGTAGAACGCGAACAGAGTTTAGTGAACCAATGGGTCAGTCTGACGGAAGAGAGAAACGCTGTTTTGATACCCATATCCAGTTCGGGAATTCCAGGTAAAATAGGTCTAGTAAACGCAATATGAGGAACTTGTCTTTATGTGCTGTGGATGATTCAGGCGCCCCCGTACCGCCGGATTGGAATCCTCCTGCTGGTTTGGAACGGCACGTCCCGGTCTTGTTCCTTGATCTAAATCCGGACGATCTTTCCGCACCCTATCAATCAAATTTGCACGGAAGTTTTGAAAATAGTTCCTTTCTCGACGGTTTGAATATGGTGGATGATGGGCAGTTTATGACCGCAGCTGGAAGCAACTCCATCTTACCTAAAGAACACGGTGGGCAGTTTTCCAGCTTGCCAATCATCAGGTACCTTGACAATGAAGATATCGGTGCCGTCGCTGCCTGGGACTCATCAATTCACGACAGTCTGTACCTAAATCGCGTTACTGAAGCGAATGAGCGAGTCTACTTGATCTTAAAGGCCACGGTGGGTTGCTATTATTACTATTGTTTGAACGTAAACTTAAAATAACATTACGATCACGCATTAACTTAGGTTCGATTGTCACATCCTTCTCCGATGGATCTCATTCTGCGCAAGAGACTTGCAATCAATATCTACAAAAAGCAGAGCCTTACGAGcattttgaagaagaagatcggACGTGTTGACTCGATTACCTCTTCGGGAGTTATGTACGAAATCGTATCCAATGTACCTAAAGCTAGCGAAGAGCTGGAAGATCGCGAATCACTAGCACAGTTAGCAGCCTCAGGTGAAGACGTCTACTCTGAGGACGGCGAAACTTACATCGAAAAATATACCAAAAGCGTAGGGGCAGTCGAGTCTATTTTGACGTTGGACAGACTCCGCCAAAATTTGGCTGTAAAAGAGTTACTCCAAAACCAACAAGGTGGTAAAACGAGCTCCACTATGAGAAAGACCTTGAGCGTTCCCAACCTGTCCCAATTACTTCGTTGGCAAGAGGAGAACAGTAATGGCAGTACAGGGAAAATGGGACGCTCAGAATCATTGGCCAATTTTGCGGCCGAAATACTTGGCATTCAAGGCCGGGTGagactagttttttttttgttttcaacctTGTTCTATCGTAAACTAATCATAAGTTCATTGTAGGATAAAAATACGGCAATAGGATCTCCGAATTCGCCATCCAGTGAAGTTGCTCGCAGATCACTTGATTCGACGGTGACGCGGCCCAACTATCTTAATCTTAATGCAAATGCTGGACTAGGCCGACTAAGTCAGTCATCTCCTAGTCCTGCATCCTCACGTCTTGTGTCCAGAATGACAACTTTACACGAAGAGAATCCGACTGCTGGGAACCACGCAATATCATCGCTTGTTTTTGTGGACAAGCTGGAAACTACCCCGGAAATTATGGAGGATAAGGTATCAAAAATtctagtaataaaaaaaaaaaaatagcataAATAGAGCAAAAATACGTTTCACGTTAgaatgaagaagaagctgAATTAGACATGATTGACAACGAAAGCCGGTTGCAAGTGCATGCCGATGAGAATGGTCCACAAGGCGAGAGCGTTTATTCTAGTGGGTACGGATCGAATGGAGCTTCAGAGGTGACGCTTTCTAGTACCAATGAGGACGAGTGCTCTTTAAGAAGTTGTAGTGTAAGCACGGAAGAAACGCCAGATCATCCGGTAGCCCAGCCACTGCCACAGCCACCTATCGCATCTGCCTATGAAGCGAACCAAGAAGAATTCGAAAAGAACTTGACTGTCGTCTCTACTGAATGTGGAGTCGTTCGAAGATCAAAGGCTTCGGTTGACAAATTGACTGCTCTCAAGGCTCATCGATCATCCTGTCCGACGGCATTGACGGTAAACGAATCGCTTAATCTCAACAATAGTTATGGCAGTGCTCATAGTAGCAGTAGCAACGTTTCCATCGAACGCCTTACAGCCACCGACGATGAGGTAGTAATAAGTTTGTCTGTCTTTTTATTAGTACGCCTCTTAAAATTTAATTCTATTTTACGTTTAGGAAACTCCTTCCGAGGTCCCAGTCGTAACGAGCAAACCCTCCAAGCCTTTACCTGAATGGGTAACTGTAGGCGAGAGTATTTTAGTTCGACCATACAACTGGTCGGGCATAATTTCCTTTATAGGTGCAACGCAATTTGCATCTGGTACTTGGATTGGGGTAACACTGGATGCTCCGACAGGTAAGAGTGAATTCTAATTCTCGACGTTAGTATGACAGTTAAACATCTGAAATTCTAGGTAAACATGACGGTTCTGTTCAAGGAGTTTGTTATTTCAATTGCAAACCCAAGCACGGAATCTTCGTAAAAGTGGACAAATTAATTTTGGATAAAAGAGGTCGGGCTCTTCATAGCTCTAGAGTTTCAACCTCTGAAATGCAAAGTCATGCAATGAAGCGGAGCCAGAGTAAAGCAGAAGGCATGAGCGAAAGCGCTCGTAAACTCGCTCTCTCGGGTAAGTTCTTGTCCAGCTTTAACAAGCACACTAAGTATTTGGGTTGTACAAACGGTTAATGTCTTTCAGGAGATGCATCTATGCGTCGTTCAAAAAGCCGAGGAGATGGCCTTAACAGGCATTAGATTACCATAAGTATTCTCTTCTCGTTACTTTGGAGGAAGCAAGAAGAGTTAGTCATATTTTCAACAGGGCTGACGAAAGGAGAGTTGCTTTATTAAGcaccaatttttttgttattttattttttattttttgcattcaaACGGCAATATTACGACTCGTGTTTAAAAAGTACTTTTAAAGAACTTGACTGATGCAAGGCAATGTGAGACCAAAACTGATCTTACTATTGCCATCTTATTTAAAGGAATTCGAGTATTTTAAACATTCCTACAAGTTAAGCCGgaatttattttaaagaaaaacattggCATGTGATTTTCATCATAGTAGATTTTATCAAACTGTCAAACTATTAtacaaatttgttttgtcTACATACAATGCTTGATcgtgaaatgtaaaaaaaaatgaaaaaaaaattacatttattttgctttgattttatttcaccgcttttattaaattttgaaatttagttttTCACGCACCTGCATGCAGCGTAGTTTTCCATCTAATGTGAAATTCCTCAACGAACATACAATGGCATGTAATGTGTCCCATTTGCCCATCATCTGGACGTGGAAGCTACATCTCAATAAAAATTTGTCATCCAAGGAGCTAGCATTGTATTCGGTTAAAGCTTGTACGAACTTTAAATTTCAACGACCTGTTCAAGATGTCGGAAGTGGTATCAAAAGCAAGGTACTAGCATTCATAGTCTGTTGCCTACGTAACTTGTCTGGCGTTAAATGGCACCGAAACTCGTACTGTTTTCGTCTACTAGCTATTCCATCCATCAGTCTTTGATCACGAAATGAACAACTGTTTATCGCCAGCACACTTGTATTTCTCGTCAACGTCATGTGGCAGATGAAAAGCACAAGTCAGAAGTACAAAAGCGGCGAATGaattattttcctttcttggTCTTCATTTTCCTGAGGTAGAATTCCAATTCTCGTCCCTCAAGAATGTATCCGTCAGCCCTTCCACATTGACCGGGCCGGCTGGAAATTGCCACCAAAAGACGACCAGTCATGAACTGTTCTTCTAAACCCGGCTCGATTTTAGCGAGACGTTGGCGGGACTTATATTTCTTCTCAGATTTCTTGGACTTCTTCTTGTTCAATACCGCTTCTTCTGCTTCAGTCTACAAAAGAATGGAGCTGTTAGTAAGTGATAAAAACAGTaagaattttaatttaaaatgcAATATTCAGAGTAACTATGACTAGAACATCAGAGGCTAGAATGTACAATACTAGAACAGTATCATACGAGGCACTAGCCTAGTGCAAGTACAAGATGTATCATCataatgaaatatttttgGTTCCAAAAATGGAAACTCACAAGCTTAGCTCCCTTCTTGCGTCCAAGGGGGATGGCATAATGTCCTTCATACCACTGTCTGAAAGGGGTGGCATCGACGACAATGATGGCATTCTTTACCAAGGTCTTGGTGCGAACCAATTCGTTATTCGATGCATTGTATACAACGTCGATGATACGGGCCTTGCGGGAAACACCTGCACACagaacaaaatttaaatgttgaaCAAGCTAACAAGTGTAGAAAATTACTAACTACCAACTTGTTATCAGTTAACGACAATGAAGTCTTATCCATCAATATGATCAGATGACACGCACGAATGACATCATTTAACACTTAAACCATATCTGTTATGTTTGAAAACTAACCTTCAGATCCCCAGGAGAAGTTGCCTTGATCCAAACGAAGAGCACGGTACTTCTTGTTTCCACCGCGAACGCGAACAGTGTGAATACGGCGAGCCCCAAGCTGTAAATAGAAGTTTCGTTAGAGGTTCCCAAAATTGCCTTGGTTTTGAAGAGAAGTCATTTAAAAATCATAATTCTAATTTCATCATTCTCTTCAGCCGAAAGATGGTATGGTTATGTTAATCATTTGGAACTCGTATCGTACATTTCAACGCCAATTGAAAGATTCAGACATTTCAACGTAATACCTTTCGCTATGAAGTAGACTCACCTTAGTATTTGCAGGGGGGCGGCCCAACTCGAACTTCCTCTTCTTGCGGATGGGCTTACGTTTGCCACCCGTAGCCCTCCTTTTGTGTTGATGGTCACGAGAGATGCCTAAATGAAATGAATGTGGTTAGTTCCAACTACTGTTAACACGATGCGTCCGCCAACGTCAGACACCGACAGGACCAAATTGTAGCACTATTAAGAAATTCGATTTTAAAGCTAATGTAAATCGAAAGATTATAAGACACAATTGAAATTGAGGACAACAAATTCGAAACTAAACTAGCTCAAAAACAATAAGCAAAACATGGATGAAAGAGGATAAAATCTAGTGTAACGAATACTCACCCATCTTGGATAGAATGGACGATCGAGTCGATCGCGGAAAGACTCGAACGAGAGAAAGACTGAGGAATACGAGACACTCTCTAGTGGTAGAGAACAGAAACTCACTTCCCTTTATAAAAAACAATCGCAAGCGTTGCCAGCTAAAACTGAattaattaaacattttaagATAATCACTTTAAGAAATTtgccattttaaaatgttgaaataaaaattccgtTAGTTTTAGTCCAGTTTAATATACTATCATGTAGCAGTAAAAAAGTTTTGAAAGGGTGTTTTTCTTGACatctatttaaaaatttaagaacgtgtttttattcttaataaaaagtttttttaaatatttaatttaagttttttcagCAGAATCTACACACTATTCATTAAAAATGTAAGAGAAATGTCATATTTGATAATTCGCTATTGGCAACGTTGCAAAATAACCAAATTGCACATTGCCATCAATCGAAAATCGATTGTTGATGTG includes the following:
- the LOC116925538 gene encoding kinesin-like protein KIF13A isoform X1 — translated: MSNDKVQVAVRVRPFNRREIDLNTKCVVEMLDSQTVLHHPSTLDKPPESRKDPKSFTFDHCFLSLDEEDSRYSSQEKVFEALGQDLLENAFQGYNACIFAYGQTGSGKSYTMMGTQNNPGIIPRLCNALFDRIKRLKEEEPSLMCKVEVSYMEIYNEKVHDLLDPGAHKQSLKVREHSVLGPYVDGLAQLAVTSYQDIEVLMGEGNKSRTVAATNMNSESSRSHAVFNVILTQIFTDPFSDVTGEKVSKMSLVDLAGSERVSKTGAVGDRLKEGSNINKSLTTLGLVISKLADQATLKNKDKFVPYRDSVLTWLLKDNLGGNSKTVMVATISPASDNYEETLSTLRYADRAKRIVCHAVVNEDPNGRIIRELREELEFLKEQLKHAVYRDDLSEQLHQSEKLMSAMSETWEEKLVKTERVHHDRQQALEKMGISVQASGIQVEKNKFYLVNLNADPSLNELLVYYLKDRTLVGRQDADSQPDIQLSGLGIQTEHCQLLIENGQLFMEPLGVAPCFLNGSPVIARVLLRHGDRLLWGNNHFFRVNCPRPSPTSEEQVQPDFNFAREELVLKEMSNDPIQTAIARLEKQHEEDKQRALQRQRQEYERHFHQLRTSLLSPMSPSSSFSSLDLSGRSLRGGVGLGTPRSERWAQEKDEVFRRSLAQLREDIVRANALAREANVLAEELGKQTRFSVTLQIPPANLSPNRKRIGLVSEPAILVRRTGKPNQIWSLDKLDLKLVDMRDLYNEFKNVDPLNRRENPFLSPGSDPFYELQESHSLIGVANIYMDVLFHDVRLNYFVPIISQQGEVAGKLQVELSRIAGQFPTDHMCESDSGENWDEQDEDATSNGNCSTVTCRVSIHQVCGLPASLSHFVFCQYNMFGQTEAVVVPTVMSNEDEDRRNQNDVRIRFDHVKDFTVPLTEEFVDLCSEGALSIEVWGHRSGGFTAGKTAWEVEQQQLAKVRSLADKWREVSRRIELWVEIQELSDSGEYVPVEVIHRDCLSGGVYQLRQGQQRRVCVRVRPVRDSGTLPLVCETVACVEIGSVSARSKLQKQLDSYQEEDLLLLRDKWSDAVARRRQHLDQQLQRLMQKPDKTDSDVEREQSLVNQWVSLTEERNAVLIPISSSGIPGAPVPPDWNPPAGLERHVPVLFLDLNPDDLSAPYQSNLHGSFENSSFLDGLNMVDDGQFMTAAGSNSILPKEHGGQFSSLPIIRYLDNEDIGAVAAWDSSIHDSLYLNRVTEANERVYLILKATVRLSHPSPMDLILRKRLAINIYKKQSLTSILKKKIGRVDSITSSGVMYEIVSNVPKASEELEDRESLAQLAASGEDVYSEDGETYIEKYTKSVGAVESILTLDRLRQNLAVKELLQNQQGGKTSSTMRKTLSVPNLSQLLRWQEENSNGSTGKMGRSESLANFAAEILGIQGRDKNTAIGSPNSPSSEVARRSLDSTVTRPNYLNLNANAGLGRLSQSSPSPASSRLVSRMTTLHEENPTAGNHAISSLVFVDKLETTPEIMEDKNEEEAELDMIDNESRLQVHADENGPQGESVYSSGYGSNGASEVTLSSTNEDECSLRSCSVSTEETPDHPVAQPLPQPPIASAYEANQEEFEKNLTVVSTECGVVRRSKASVDKLTALKAHRSSCPTALTVNESLNLNNSYGSAHSSSSNVSIERLTATDDEETPSEVPVVTSKPSKPLPEWVTVGESILVRPYNWSGIISFIGATQFASGTWIGVTLDAPTGKHDGSVQGVCYFNCKPKHGIFVKVDKLILDKRGRALHSSRVSTSEMQSHAMKRSQSKAEGMSESARKLALSGDASMRRSKSRGDGLNRH